A window of the Hevea brasiliensis isolate MT/VB/25A 57/8 chromosome 6, ASM3005281v1, whole genome shotgun sequence genome harbors these coding sequences:
- the LOC110672217 gene encoding ABC transporter G family member 3 — translation MEEIQSQSDNYRSSSSSASSPTSRVPSSNFFYLRKPGSLRQPISFEDSPEWEDTDIDVRVEEGGDCINVAATPVSPSLSKLNSGSLPSPPLPENAVVARKIAGASVVWKDLTVTIKNKRKYSDKVVKSSSGYVLPGTMTVIMGPAKSGKSTLLRAIAGRLHHSAKMYGEVFVNGTKSHLPYGSYGFVERETTLIGSLTVREYLYYSALLQLPGFFCQKKGVVEDAIHAMSLSDYANKLIGGPCYTKGLPNGERRRVRIARELVMRPHILFIDEPLYHLDSVSALLMMVTLKKLASTGCTLIFTIYQSSTEVFGLFDQICLLSNGNTLFFGETLACLQHFSNAGFPCPIMQSPSDHFLRAINTDFDRIIAMCKNWQDDHGDFSSVNMDTAVAIHTLEATYKSSADVVAVETMILKLTEKEGPYLKSKGKASSATRIAVLTWRSLLIISREWKYYWLRLILCMLLTLCIGTVFSGLGHSLSSVVTRVAAIFTFISFTSLLGIAGVPSLRREIKIYASEESNKHSGALVFLLGQLLSSIPFLFLISISSSLVFYFLIGLRDEFSLLMYFVLNFFICLLVNEGLMLLVTALWQHVFSSVLTLVLMHVVMMLSAGYFRIRNALPGPVWTYPISYIAFHTYSIQGLLENEYLGTSFAVGEVRTISGIQALRSAYDISSDSNSKWENLLVLFLMAIAYRILVLIVLYFHVGKNESTPKFFQCNQDTSNPR, via the exons ATGGAGGAGATACAGTCTCAATCAGATAATTATAGATCTTCATCGTCTTCAGCCAGTAGTCCTACAAGCAGGGTGCCTTCAAGTAACTTTTTTTACTTGCGGAAGCCTGGTTCACTTAGACAACCGATCTCATTTGAGGATTCACCAGAGTGGGAGGATACAGATATTGATGTTAGGGTGGAGGAAGGAGGTGACTGTATCAATGTTGCTGCAACACCAGTGTCCCCGTCTCTATCAAAGCTCAATAGTGGGTCATTGCCTTCCCCACCATTGCCAGAGAATGCAGTTGTTGCAAGAAAGATTGCAGGAGCTTCTGTTGTCTGGAAAGACTTGACTGTTACAATCAAGAATAAAAGAAAGTACTCTGATAAAGTTGTAAAGAGCTCAAGTGGCTATGTGCTGCCAGGGACAATGACTGTAATCATGGGTCCTGCAAAATCAGGGAAATCCACATTGTTGAGGGCTATTGCAG GAAGATTGCATCATTCAGCCAAAATGTATGGTGAAGTATTTGTGAATGGCACAAAATCACACTTGCCTTATGGCTCATAT GGTTTTGTTGAAAGGGAAACTACTCTGATTGGGTCCCTCACTGTCCGAGAATACCTATACTACTCTGCACTGCTTCAACTTCCTGGTTTCTTCTGCCAGAAAAAGGGTGTGGTAGAGGATGCCATCCATGCCATGTCCTTGAGTGATTATGCAAATAAATTGATTGGGGGTCCCTGTTATACGAAGGGCCTTCCTAACGGTGAGAGAAGGCGTGTTAGGATTGCCCGGGAGCTAGTGATGAGGCCCCATATCTTATTTATAGATGAGCCCCTTTATCATCTTGACAG TGTCTCTGCTCTTCTGATGATGGTTACATTAAAGAAACTTGCAAGCACTGGTTGCACCCTTATCTTTACCATTTACCAGAGCAGTACAGAAGTATTtgggctctttgatcagatctgccTGCTATCAAATGGAAATACGTTATTTTTTGGAGAAACTTTGGCTTGCTTGCAG CACTTCTCAAATGCTGGATTTCCTTGCCCAATTATGCAAAGCCCTTCGGATCACTTCTTACGTGCAATAAACACTGATTTTGACAGGATAATTGCAATGTGCAAAAATTGGCAG GATGACCATGGAGACTTCTCATCAGTGAATATGGATACTGCTGTTGCCATTCATACCTTAGAAGCAACATATAAATCATCTGCAGATGTTGTTGCAGTTGAAACAATGATATTGAAACTCACAGAAAAG GAGGGTCCGTATCTTAAAAGCAAGGGAAAAGCTAGCAGTGCCACAAGGATTGCAGTTTTGACATGGAGATCACTGTTAATTATTTCGAGGGAGTGGAAATACTACTGGCTTCGTCTTATTCTTTGTATGCTTCTCACACTCTGTATTGGAACAGTATTTTCTGGCCTGGGGCATTCTTTGTCTTCCGTTGTG ACAAGGGTCGCGGCAATATTCACATTTATATCATTTACTTCACTTCTAGGCATTGCAGGAGTACCTTCGCTTAGGAGGGAAATCAAG ATATATGCCAGTGAAGAATCAAATAAGCATTCTGGGGCATTAGTCTTTTTACTTGGGCAGCTTCTCTCCAGCATCccatttctttttctcatctccATTTCATCAAGTCTAGTCTTCTATTTCCTTATAGGGTTGCGAGACGAATTCAGCTTGTTAATGTACTTTGTTTTGAATTTCTTCATATGTCTCTTAGTAAATGAAGGACTAATGCTGCTTGTCACTGCCCTTTGGCAACATGTTTTCTCGAGTGTCTTGACGCTGGTATTAATGCAT GTGGTAATGATGCTTTCTGCAGGATATTTTAGAATTCGAAATGCTTTGCCAGGACCAGTATGGACATATCCAATATCCTATATTGCTTTTCACACATACTCTATTCAG GGACTTTTGGAGAATGAGTACCTGGGGACTTCATTTGCTGTTGGGGAAGTAAGGACCATTTCTGGGATTCAGGCCCTCCGAAGTGCATACGATATCTCTTCTGACAGTAATTCCAAATGGGAGAATCTGTTGGTATTGTTTCTCATGGCAATTGCATATCGTATACTAGTGCTTATTGTACTGTATTTTCATGTTGGAAAGAATGAATCTACACCTAAGTTTTTCCAGTGCAATCAGGATACAAGCAATCCAAGATGA